The region TTTAATCGATTAAGTGGTTTCTGGATAGTTCCCACGACGTGTCAACCTACTTACCACGTCGTGGCGAGTGGATTCTTTGTGACTGTTTTGTCGATGGATTTCCACTATGTGGCAGGCGCATGGCCACGATGTGGTAATCAACTGTGTTGACTCTTGGTTGTTGACTTTGACAGTTAactgttgacttttgaccagtttgacttttggtcaaacttggtgTGGTGTTGAGGTATAGTATGAGGTTTAGCTTGGAATTGGTTTAGGAGGTCCGTGTAGATAATTATGTGGGACTTTGAGTAGTGGATTTCAGCTCTTCGTtcaagtgagtcttctcattgtATTGCCTATGTCAGAGTGGTAAGCATGCTAGACTAGATGAGTCTTATTTACTTATTGTTGATATATGTGAATCTGAGTTGTTGATAACTCCAGGACTATAGTCCACAAGGTTGGTGATAACCCATAGGGCCATTGTAAGCTCATAAGAGTGTTGATAGCCCCAAgattgctgataacccatagttgtttacatagttgtgttgtatgtgatatttagGATTGCTGATAGTCTCAGGGTTGCTTATAACCAATATCTGATTATTAtgatgtgttgtatgtgatattttgggaaatTCACTAATTTTTGTGCTTATAGTTATGGATAAAATATTTTCAGGTACTTATCGGATTGTGAAGACAGGATTATACACACACATCAACAGTTTTATAATTCGAGATTTCGCATTGCCTTCCTTATAACTCTGattatgatttatgatttatgaATTATGGTTATTGAacaatttgtttgacttgaatgcaactttaaaaaaattgttgtttattctattttttaaaaaaatatatattttacaaTTTGAGAGGTTATAAAAATGCTTTGAGTTGGAGTCAGTTTATTATTAAATATAGTAATAGGACCATTTACATCATGACTTTAAtactatatgttgttattatcgGTTAAAATATAAGCATTTTTCTACTTTAAACTACTATAAGATTTCCTCCAACTCAGTTTTAAATCTCCAAAAACTACTTAGTATTAACTTTAAATTATTTGACTCTTCATCCATGAATAGGGAATCGTGCAATATCACAAATTTCGGCCAAAATGTTTTTTACCCTTAAATGAAAATTACATATAAATAAGTTTTATTTTTAGATTAAATTATATAATTAGTTGATTTAAAACTTCAAATTTGGTTAatttcaaataattaaattaaaattaattaacaatttaggTGATAGTCTAGGTCTTGAGATTCGGAGTTAAGGAATGGATTTTAAATAAATTCATTTAACTAGAATATGGACTTAATTTGTAACAATTATAATCATTTAAGGTATACTTACGAGACTAAATGTTATCTAGAATGCCATATTAGCTCCTGTTAAAATATACcttaaatgattatatatatatatatatatatatatatatatatatatacacacacacacacacacacacaccttaaACTTCTCCAACACTATGAAGGTCAAAGTTGCCTCCGACAACCCTCTAACCGTCGGAAACACGAAGTTGCAGGATTCTCTTGTTCTAAAATGTTTATGTGGAGTTTGTTGAGCTATGGGCCTTATTAGCTCCTGTTAAAGTTGTATTTTAGTCTCTTTAACATCAGTGAACTCATATTTCTGAATTTTTGTTAATGTATGAGTTTGGTTCTTTTTTTGAGCTTATGGATCTGTTCTAGACTTTGTTAAAGGTTGTTAGGACTAGTACTTGACATCCTTAATTCATTTGGTCTTGTGTTGGTTCCTAGAACCAAGAAGCAACATCTTTTTACTTGATTTTATCCCGAAAACCCACAAACTGAAGAACTACGCCTTGTGGATACTTTTGGTTTgtgaaatatgattttttttaactaaGTTTTTATTGTCAAAGCATAGCCCTTTTCATGTCTTTCAAGTTTGGTTGGGTGTGGGTGTTTAAAACAAGAAATAAGCTCCGTTTAGGGTTATGTGTGCGTAAACCCAAGAAGATGTTTGAATCATACATACCCTAATATATGTATAAAAAGATTAATAAAAGGTGTGTGTACAACGTGATAGTATAAGAAGGTTTCTAaaagtaaaaatataaataaagtacaATATGTGTATTATCAGGTAATGATACGATCTAAGTAGAGTTATTGGTATGTGATGTAGGTGTTCGGAGAGTGATAAGTTCTTCTATCTCACATCAGTAATGTAGTTAAGATTCTACTTGCTGGATTCaagtgagtattctcactatattaTGTAGGACACTAAGTGTCATGGTATGCTAGAGTGTCCTTTTGTGACTTTGCATGAAAATCTATGGTTAGATCATAACATATGTATAAAAGACTATGGTTAGATCAttgcatttgtatgaaagactataTGGTTGGATCATAGTACTGACAtgaaagactatggttggatcatagCAGAAAAGTCTACGGTTGGACTGTAGCAACGGAAGTGAGggtaagactatggttggattATATCATTcacatggtatgtggtattttggtaaATCACTAAGTTTTGTACTTACTATTTTAAGTTTAAAATGTTTCAGGTTGTTCAGATAACAAAGGAAAGGATACGGCTTGATTACATCACACCGATAGACAAGTTTTGGAGACTTCAGCACTTATGGTTTTCACCGTATTATTATTACTTTGATTTTGATGATGGTTTGTCAAACTTGAACAAATGGTTACTTTTTTGGGAATGAAATTATTACGAATGacttattaaaaatgaaaaaatggtttatatataatataatatagtaTATATGCATAATACATGGAAATAAGTCAAAAAAGTGAGTTGGAAAACAAGGTCGGTGAAACAAAAGTTATCCATCTTTGTCAAAAGCATAGATTTGTTTGCCGGTCGGTCTGATTCCATGATTCAACCATCGCTACGCCACCACCTCTCTTCACCTTTttctatttaattatttcttttatgaaaacaAATCCAACATAAATAAGTTataggaaaaagaaaagaaaagggaATCTTAGGCTAAATGAAAAGCTCTTCCATGAAGCAAAGCATACACTTTAATATATTTTCATCTTTAATAATATAAAAGTACAAAATTTGATTCTTTTCTAACTTACCActcaatatcatatatatgaaaaCAAATATTCTTCCTATTATCTtttaaaaaaaacacataataatCTTTCTTTTTGTACTATATAAATTATTTGCAACATCTATTCCATTTAATATATATtccaaaaatattatatattttctATTCGTTTTGATTCTTATCTTTGTTCTTATGAAAAGACATTCTGGATATTTAAGCTATAAATATAACCAAAAGTACAAATATCAACCAAATGTTACAATTTTAGAAGTGGAGGAAAGTATGAAATTATTGTTAATTGTTAcgtgcttcaaaatataagatcCCATATTGTACATCGGATAACAATCATATTTATGTGAATTACAGGGAAATTATTGAATTTCTTTTTGTGTTAATAATGTTTAAAAACCAAATTTATAAATTCGATTCATTCAAAAATTTGATCTTCTGACATAAGGTAATAAACTGCATATGATATTCTATTCGATAACATACTTAAAATAACGAAATTCACACTATTTTATTTGTACTATGTGTCTGGATATCTCATACAAGTTccataaaacatttgaacctcAAAATTCCATATCATCTTCAACTTCAAAAGTCGTAAGGCAATTTAGAAGTCCATAAGGCATCTCAActcatttgaaaattttcaattatagaAAATGCTTATGTGACATTAAAATCAAAATAATCTAGTTTTGTATAGAATCTAAGTAATTGTTTCGAGTATGATTTAGGATTGCATCTATATCTTTTTCCATATTTTATAATATTGTTTTATTCACACTGTATGAAACAATTACATTACGAAACTTTTTAACAGCTGATTCGAAAATTGTATATGAAAGAGATAATATTTATACATTGTGACTTATTAGTTTTTCCAAATTTTATTTATCAAGCTATTTATCATAATATCATTTTATTGCCTGTGAATATTcggaaaaattttaaaaacaaaaaagattATTTCCCTCCATTATAATAGCAACAGAGCAAGGACTAAGAAAAGAAAAGCTTATGCTTGCACATGAAGGTAAGTAAGCAGCGTCTTTTCTTAACGTCTTCCACACAAGAAATCCACTCACACTCTCGATCTCCTTAAGCAAAACCCACATCCATTTTCTCTAAAAATTTCACCTAAAATGTGATTTTGACCAATCCATCTGCAAAAACAATCTGTTTCTTCGAATTTCATCAATGGCGTCCGTTCGGAAGCTTATTGTAGAAGTAGTTGATGCCCGTAATCTTCTCCCAAAAGACGGCCATGGCACGTCAAGTCCTTACGTGATTCTTGATTTCTATGGCCAACGACGGAAGACCCGGGTGGTGGCTAGGGATTTGAACCCGGTTTGGAATGAGGTTTTGGAGTTTAATGTCGGAAAACCATCCGATGTGTTCGGTGATATGCTTGAAGTTGATGTTAATCATGATAAGACTCTTGGGCCGACTACCAGACACAATTTTCTGGGTAGAGTCCGCTTGAATTCACAGCAGTTTGTGAAGAAAGGGGAGGAGGCTTTGATTTATTATCCTTTGGAGAAGAAACACTTGTTTAGCTGGATTCAAGGCgaaattggtttgaaaatttactttGTTGATGATGTTGCTCCGCCGCCGGCGCCACCATCTCCTCCGCCATCTGAGGAGGTGAAGGCTGAGCCAAAGTCATTGGAAGAAGCTAAGTCGGAAGCTGACGCTGCCCCCAAAACTGATTCAGAACCACCACCGGTGCCTGAGGTGGCACCTACAGAACCTGCTCCACCGTCGGAAGCTTCCGATGATGATGCTGAAGTTCCAGATCTTGATGGTATTGATCCAGTAGAAGCAAGTACTCCAATGAAGCAAGAACGATTTGATCATGATCAATTAAGGACATCAAGATCTATGCCGGACATCAAAATCGGTGGTGCTATTCCAATCGGCCCACAGCCAATCCCTCGGACTTCCTCAGTCAGCAGCTTCACGACAGATGTATCTGATAGATTTCCAATCGAACGATCATCATTTGATCTAGTGGAGAAAATGCACTACCTCTTTGTTCGGGTAGTTAAAGCTCGGGCTTTACCTACCCCTGGCAACCCGGTAACCAAGATAGTTGTTTCCGGTTGCCAAGTTGTCTCAAAACCCGCTCGAAAAACCATGTATTTTGAGTGGGACCAAACATTCGCTTTCCGACGAGATGCCCATGATTCTGCATCCATTCTTGAAGTCTCCGTGTGGGACCCGTTGATCTCAAGCTCTATGTCGGATGTTGCAGGGCATAATTTCCTAGGTGGCATATGTTTTGATGCCACAGAGATCCCCTTACGAGACCCACCTGATAGTCCGTTGGCCCCACAATGGTACAGGCTAGAAGGAGGCGGGGCTCATAAAGGGGATCTCATGTTAGCTACATGGGTGGGGACACAAGCGGATGAGTCATTTCCTGAAGCATGGAAAACCGATACTGCAGGTAACCCTAGCTCTCGATCCAAAATATACCAATCACCGAAGTTATGGTATCTACGTGCGATAATTATCGAGGCTCAAGATGTTCCCCCCACATCATCGTTCCAAATCAAAgctcaattagggtttcaagttCAAAAAACGAAATCAATCGCCACACGTAATGGAACTTCGTCATGGAATGAAGACTTGATGTTTGTAGCCGCGGAGCCATTCTCTGATCAACCGTTGATGTTGTTTCTAGTTGAACAACGGGGCCCAAAAGAGACAACTGTCGTTGGAGTCGCTAGCCTGCCTTTAGCTTCCATAGAGCGTCGTGTAGATGATAGAATTGTGGTATCAAAATGGTTAACATTTGAAGATCCAAACGAAGAAAAAAGAGTTTATCGTGGTCGAATCCAAGTAAAAATATTCTTCGATGGAGGATACCATGTGATGGACGAAGCCGCACACGTTTGTAGTGACTATCGACCCACTGCAAAGCAACTTTGGAAAAGCCCGATTGGCACAATTGAGCTAGGGATTGTCGGATGCAAGAATTTGCTACCAATGAAGTCTATCAATGGCAAAGGGTCCACAGATGCTTATGCCGTGGCAAAATACGGAAACAAATGGGTACGAACACGAGCGATATCCGATAACCTAGATCCGAAATGGAACGAACAATACACATGGAGAGTTTATGACCCATCCACCGTGTTAACAATCGGAGTTTTCGATAGTTGCGAAGCGTTTGGATCTGACGGTCAAAAAGAGTCGACACGTTCGGATTTTCGTATGGGGAAAGTACGTATACGTATATCAACTTTAGAGATGGGGAAGGTGTACAAGAACACGTACTCATTAATGTTATTAAATGCGGTCGGGCTCAAGAAAATGGGCGAGCTAGAGCTGGCGGTACGATTTGTGCGTATGGCACCAACGCTTGATTTTTTGAACGTATATTCGCAACCCTTGTTGCCAATAATGCACCATATCAAGCCAATCGGGGTGGTGCAGCAAGAGATACTTAGAACGGTCGCAGTTAAGATCACTGCGGCTCATTTGGCACGATCCGAGCCACCCCTTCGTCGTGAAGTGGTGGCCTACATGCTAGATGCCGACACACATGCATTTAGCATGAGGAAGGTTCGTGCCAATTGGCTACGGATAGTCAACGTGCTATCGGGGGTCATTGACATGGTCAAATGGTTTGATGACACACGCTCATGGAAGAATCCAACGTCTACATTCTTGGTTCATATATTGCTTATGATGCTCGTGTGGTTCCCTGACCTAATCATCCCCACTTTGGCATTTTACGTGTTTGTGGTCGGGGTTTGGAATTACAGATTCCGGTCTCGAGCTGCACCACCACACTTTGACCCAAAACTTTCATTAGCAGAAACAATCGATGGTAATGAGCTCGACGAGGAATTCGACATGGTGCCGTGTACTAGATCAAATGAAATGGTGCGATTGAGATATGACAAACTACGTATGCTAGGAGCACGGGTGCAAACTGTGCTAGGTGACATAGCGACACAAGGTGAACGAGTTCAAGCTTTGGTGACATGGCGGGACCCACGTGCCACGGGGATTTTTGTTGGTATGTGTTTGGTGGTTGCTGTCATATTGTACCTTGTACCGTCGAAGATGGTGGCAGTGACATTTGGGTTTTATTATATGCGACATCCGATCTTTAGGGATCGGATGCCGTCTCCTGCACTCAACTTTTTCCGAAGACTGCCGTCATTATCAGACCGTATTCTTTAGGTTCGATCGACCGGTATCTATTTGTGTAAATTAGTGTGACATTGTGTAATGTGTTGACAGAACTTTTATAAGTTCGATCATTATTAATTAGTAGTACTTCCACCTAGTGCTATTGAGCTTGTCCCTTATATATTCATATATTCAGTTGAATTAAGAGAATATATAGTAAAcataatgtatttttttatatgttcGAACAAATATTGATTAATCAAATACGAATATAACCTCGTAAACTCTGTATGTGTTTGAGGTCATCATGCTTATCGTTGTATCCTAATCTTGAAGAGTTGAAAGTCGTTTCTTGGTAGAAATCTATAAAatgatgtttttttataaattataaaaaaatttgcAAAAAACTTAAatacatattttaaataaatatttattattttatactcATGTTCAGATCATGTGTGAAACGAGTAACATCAATAAAATTTAGCTAAAAACATATTAAATGGTCGTGAAAGTTGcacataatatatttttaatgcaTACAATCTTTTAATCGTGTTATTAATATTAAAATCCACAGTTCTACACTATTATTGTGACAATATAGTTTTTGATTTTCTTTGTGGTGAATGACACAAGAAAGACTTCCTTCTCTAACTAATAAACCTCATTCGAAATTTCCAACACAACTCATATTGGAATTTGGATGCTAAATTCATTGAAATGATACCAATGTATGCAAATGGATAGATCAATGTGTCTTATCCAGACTCCAGAAAACACAGTTGTCTTTAGTCTGGATGCATACAGACCTAAAGAAAAAGACAATGGTATGACAACTATGATTTACACCGAAATCAATTTATTTATTCATGATGAAAAGCATTTATACATTAGAACATGTATGTAATTTACCAAAAAACATTAGAGAAATTAGTAATACTCAACTACCAAGTACACAAACAGCCTTCTATTATGCCACTTCTGCTGTAACTGCATTAACTGATCCATTATTTCCCTCCTTTTCCTTTATGAGCCTCATTATTTCTACTTTTTTCTCTAGTAGAGCTTCAATTTTAGTATTCAACTTCTCTAATTTACTTTTCAGCTTGCTAAGATCcttgattttatatttttctcccttatctttcttctctttacccTTTTTCTCCCCCTTTACTTCTTCAccatttccatttatttcaatCTCCCTTGATGCAACTTCAGTATCACTGCATGTTTTATCACCCTTCTTATCTTTGTGCTTCTTCTTatcttttttcttcttttcatcatcttcttccaccCCTTCATCTTTACTTTTCTTCTCTTTCTTGTCCTTCTtctcttttttcttctttttatcCCCTTCTTCTGAGTCTCCTTCATCATCCTTCTTCTTGTCTTCATCATCTTCTTTTACTTCTTTATCTTTATCTTTCTTCTCTTTcttgtctttcttcttcttctttccttCATCATCGCtctttcctttcttcttctttttctccgcTTCATGCTCATTATCATCAGATTTGGCATCCttatctttcttcttcttctctgtcTCTTTTTCCTCTTCCTCTGATactacatcatcatcatctttcttCTTTCCCTTCTTcttgtctttcttcttcttttctgtcTCTTTTTCTCCTTCCTCTGATACTCCATCATCAtctttcttcttttccttcttcttgtctttcttcttcttttctgtcTCTTTTTCCCCTTCCTCTGATACTTCATCATCAtctttcttcttttccttcttgtctttcttcttcttcttctctttcacATTCTTATCATCCTCATCAGACTCCTTCTTTTTGTctccttttttcttttcttttacctCCTTTTTCTTATCCCCATCCACATCAGATTTCTTGTCATCTTCCACCTTGCAGTTGTCATCATTAACTTCCTTATGTTTTGGCTTCTCTTTCTCAACAGATTTGGTCTTCAAATCCAACTCTTCTGTAATCTTCTCTGCCTTTCCTtcatctgttccttttatcttgTTCTCAGTTTCCAAATGAAGCTCTTCCTTGACAACATGTTCATATGTATCATCTATCTCAATTTTCGGATACATACTCATGTTTAAATATAACCTAAAATCCAAGCTATCTGCAGACAGAAATGCGGATGCTGTTAAAACCAATACAGTAAAACAGCATATGCAATAGAATAGATATCAGATAAATGTAACTAAAACTATCAAGAAACCAACTTCACTAAAAATCTAGTAATGGAATGATCATGAGAACCAAATTGAATAGAAGAACAATGAAGATCATAATAAAATTAGAACCCCAGCTCATTGAGCTCTAGCTACAGCTACACTTCGACATTAGGATATGGGTGTTGAACATGTCAATAAATTTTAAGTTTTATCTCTCCAAGTTGTTTTCATATGCTATATTGATAACAAAATGTATAGATAGTATAAGTGGTTTATATGGCATGTAAACTTGTAAATATATCATGAACTATATGGACAATCCGTAATATAATTAGGTTTTTTAAGATCTGttactttataccttcaaaaatAATAAAGATTTAGACTTTCTGAGAGAATTTCTTAGTTCAAAACTTCATAAGAAAGACTTTCAAATAGAGTAGTGTTTT is a window of Lactuca sativa cultivar Salinas chromosome 1, Lsat_Salinas_v11, whole genome shotgun sequence DNA encoding:
- the LOC111916602 gene encoding protein QUIRKY; this translates as MASVRKLIVEVVDARNLLPKDGHGTSSPYVILDFYGQRRKTRVVARDLNPVWNEVLEFNVGKPSDVFGDMLEVDVNHDKTLGPTTRHNFLGRVRLNSQQFVKKGEEALIYYPLEKKHLFSWIQGEIGLKIYFVDDVAPPPAPPSPPPSEEVKAEPKSLEEAKSEADAAPKTDSEPPPVPEVAPTEPAPPSEASDDDAEVPDLDGIDPVEASTPMKQERFDHDQLRTSRSMPDIKIGGAIPIGPQPIPRTSSVSSFTTDVSDRFPIERSSFDLVEKMHYLFVRVVKARALPTPGNPVTKIVVSGCQVVSKPARKTMYFEWDQTFAFRRDAHDSASILEVSVWDPLISSSMSDVAGHNFLGGICFDATEIPLRDPPDSPLAPQWYRLEGGGAHKGDLMLATWVGTQADESFPEAWKTDTAGNPSSRSKIYQSPKLWYLRAIIIEAQDVPPTSSFQIKAQLGFQVQKTKSIATRNGTSSWNEDLMFVAAEPFSDQPLMLFLVEQRGPKETTVVGVASLPLASIERRVDDRIVVSKWLTFEDPNEEKRVYRGRIQVKIFFDGGYHVMDEAAHVCSDYRPTAKQLWKSPIGTIELGIVGCKNLLPMKSINGKGSTDAYAVAKYGNKWVRTRAISDNLDPKWNEQYTWRVYDPSTVLTIGVFDSCEAFGSDGQKESTRSDFRMGKVRIRISTLEMGKVYKNTYSLMLLNAVGLKKMGELELAVRFVRMAPTLDFLNVYSQPLLPIMHHIKPIGVVQQEILRTVAVKITAAHLARSEPPLRREVVAYMLDADTHAFSMRKVRANWLRIVNVLSGVIDMVKWFDDTRSWKNPTSTFLVHILLMMLVWFPDLIIPTLAFYVFVVGVWNYRFRSRAAPPHFDPKLSLAETIDGNELDEEFDMVPCTRSNEMVRLRYDKLRMLGARVQTVLGDIATQGERVQALVTWRDPRATGIFVGMCLVVAVILYLVPSKMVAVTFGFYYMRHPIFRDRMPSPALNFFRRLPSLSDRIL
- the LOC111916603 gene encoding uncharacterized protein LOC111916603, with protein sequence MSMYPKIEIDDTYEHVVKEELHLETENKIKGTDEGKAEKITEELDLKTKSVEKEKPKHKEVNDDNCKVEDDKKSDVDGDKKKEVKEKKKGDKKKESDEDDKNVKEKKKKKDKKEKKKDDDEVSEEGEKETEKKKKDKKKEKKKDDDGVSEEGEKETEKKKKDKKKGKKKDDDDVVSEEEEKETEKKKKDKDAKSDDNEHEAEKKKKKGKSDDEGKKKKKDKKEKKDKDKEVKEDDEDKKKDDEGDSEEGDKKKKKEKKDKKEKKSKDEGVEEDDEKKKKDKKKHKDKKGDKTCSDTEVASREIEINGNGEEVKGEKKGKEKKDKGEKYKIKDLSKLKSKLEKLNTKIEALLEKKVEIMRLIKEKEGNNGSVNAVTAEVA